Proteins found in one Oribacterium sp. oral taxon 102 genomic segment:
- a CDS encoding aminotransferase, with protein MKAYSKLTREELQTLVHELKKEYSRYQSMEMSLDMSRGKPCKEQLDLSMGLMDSLNSDADMCCEDGTDCRNYGVLGGIDEAKVLLSDMMENNPANIIIYGNSSLNVMYDSISRSMTHGVMGNTPWCRLDKVKWLCPVPGYDRHFGITEYFGIEMINVPMTPTGPDMDIVERLVREDESIKGIWCVPKYSNPQGYSYNDETVRRFARLRPAAKDFRIYWDNAYGIHHLYDKNQDYLIEILAECKRAGNPDLVYKFASTSKITFPGSGIAALATSSNNLDDIRNQMKHQTIGYDKVNQLRHVRFFGDIHGMVEHMRKHAEIIRPKFEIVEEIFSKNLGGLGIGGWTKPNGGYFISFETMEGCAKAVVDKCKKAGVKLTGAGATYPYGKDPKDSNIRVAPTYPPIDDLKTAAQLFTLCVKLVSAEKLLAERTGEAPEKAEAQA; from the coding sequence ATGAAGGCATATTCGAAACTGACGAGGGAGGAGCTGCAGACGCTGGTTCACGAGCTGAAAAAGGAATACAGCCGGTACCAGTCGATGGAAATGAGTCTGGACATGAGCCGCGGCAAGCCCTGTAAGGAGCAGCTGGATCTGTCCATGGGCCTGATGGATTCCCTGAACAGCGATGCGGATATGTGCTGTGAGGACGGCACCGACTGCAGAAACTACGGCGTACTGGGCGGTATCGACGAGGCGAAGGTGCTGCTCTCCGATATGATGGAGAACAATCCGGCGAATATCATCATTTATGGCAATTCCTCTCTGAACGTCATGTATGATTCTATTTCCCGTTCCATGACGCACGGCGTGATGGGGAATACGCCGTGGTGCAGGCTGGACAAGGTGAAGTGGCTCTGCCCGGTGCCGGGCTATGACCGTCACTTCGGCATTACCGAGTATTTCGGCATTGAAATGATCAACGTGCCGATGACGCCGACCGGGCCGGACATGGACATCGTCGAGAGGCTGGTGCGGGAGGACGAGAGCATCAAGGGCATTTGGTGCGTGCCGAAGTATTCCAATCCGCAGGGCTACAGCTATAATGATGAGACCGTCCGCCGCTTCGCACGTCTCCGGCCGGCGGCGAAGGACTTCCGCATCTACTGGGACAATGCCTACGGCATTCATCATCTCTATGACAAGAATCAGGATTATCTGATCGAGATCCTCGCGGAATGCAAGCGCGCCGGAAATCCGGATCTCGTCTATAAGTTCGCATCTACCTCGAAGATCACCTTCCCGGGCTCCGGCATCGCGGCACTGGCGACCAGCTCCAACAATCTGGACGACATCCGGAACCAGATGAAGCACCAGACCATCGGCTACGACAAGGTGAACCAGCTCCGCCATGTCCGCTTCTTCGGTGATATCCACGGTATGGTGGAGCATATGCGGAAGCATGCGGAGATCATCCGCCCGAAGTTTGAGATCGTAGAGGAGATCTTCTCGAAGAATCTCGGTGGTCTGGGGATCGGCGGGTGGACGAAGCCGAACGGCGGCTACTTCATCAGCTTCGAGACGATGGAGGGTTGTGCGAAGGCGGTCGTCGACAAGTGCAAGAAGGCAGGTGTGAAGCTGACCGGCGCGGGTGCGACCTATCCGTATGGCAAGGATCCGAAGGACAGCAATATCCGTGTGGCGCCGACCTATCCGCCGATCGATGACCTGAAGACCGCAGCGCAGCTTTTCACGCTCTGTGTGAAGCTTGTCAGTGCAGAGAAGCTCCTCGCAGAGCGCACCGGAGAAGCGCCGGAGAAGGCAGAGGCGCAGGCATGA
- a CDS encoding dUTP diphosphatase, whose protein sequence is MEKTIRIKYHSKEIQKLEYIAGKSDWIDLRVAENLRIKKGEFRLISMGVSVQLPEGYEMLLAPRSSTFKNFGLLQTNSVGVVDESYNGDNDVLRMPVYATRDTELHVNDRIAQFRILEHQPHIRFDEVESLGNADRGGFGTTGVQ, encoded by the coding sequence ATGGAAAAAACAATACGCATCAAATATCATTCGAAGGAAATTCAGAAGCTGGAATACATCGCGGGGAAGAGTGACTGGATCGACCTTCGGGTAGCGGAGAATCTCCGTATAAAAAAAGGAGAGTTTCGCTTGATCAGCATGGGCGTTTCCGTACAGCTCCCGGAGGGTTATGAGATGCTGCTGGCGCCGCGCAGCTCTACCTTCAAAAATTTCGGACTGCTCCAAACCAATTCCGTGGGGGTGGTTGATGAGTCCTACAATGGGGACAACGACGTCCTCCGTATGCCGGTATATGCAACGAGGGATACAGAGCTTCATGTGAACGACCGCATCGCGCAGTTCCGCATCCTCGAGCACCAGCCGCATATTCGCTTCGACGAGGTCGAGAGTCTGGGAAATGCCGACCGGGGCGGCTTCGGTACGACGGGAGTGCAGTAA
- a CDS encoding tetratricopeptide repeat protein: MRNGRKTAALLAAVLLLLSGCGSGRCGELRLQGIDQLERGKYQEAVESFEQAMRAGKGRISKEQFDILKYRTEAEYMLGDYEAAGKTLDILTKADGEREEYQTLRERIAAKLLVRDAGTALNENRISDARRLMDEAAAAGMQEDRDLAFDEIVYLEKTAQWQAAYDAMQAFTEQYPSDSDTEREKRFLETRIAEWRENPFRDESAAETQAMGEISDSR, translated from the coding sequence ATGCGGAACGGACGAAAGACGGCAGCCCTCCTTGCGGCGGTTCTTTTGCTCCTCAGCGGCTGCGGCAGCGGAAGGTGCGGAGAGCTTCGGCTTCAAGGGATAGACCAGCTGGAAAGAGGGAAATATCAGGAGGCGGTCGAGAGCTTCGAGCAGGCAATGAGGGCGGGCAAAGGCAGGATCTCGAAGGAACAGTTCGATATCCTGAAATACCGTACAGAGGCGGAATACATGCTGGGCGACTATGAGGCGGCGGGCAAAACGCTGGATATCCTCACTAAGGCGGACGGAGAACGGGAGGAGTATCAGACGCTCAGGGAACGGATCGCCGCGAAGCTCCTCGTGCGGGATGCCGGAACAGCGCTCAATGAGAATCGGATTTCAGACGCGCGGCGGCTGATGGATGAGGCGGCGGCCGCGGGAATGCAGGAGGATCGGGATCTCGCCTTCGACGAGATCGTCTATCTGGAGAAAACCGCACAATGGCAGGCGGCATATGACGCGATGCAGGCGTTTACCGAGCAGTATCCGAGCGATTCCGATACGGAGCGGGAGAAGAGATTCTTAGAGACGCGAATCGCGGAATGGAGGGAGAATCCTTTCCGCGACGAGTCCGCAGCAGAAACGCAGGCTATGGGAGAGATAAGCGATAGCCGTTGA